From a region of the Sander lucioperca isolate FBNREF2018 chromosome 8, SLUC_FBN_1.2, whole genome shotgun sequence genome:
- the frmpd4 gene encoding FERM and PDZ domain-containing protein 4 isoform X3: MDPEDKELGVFTVIHHRTKSLGRPPPSGTWSASQGPPNGWDMGSNREGRDCYINHVSQSSSLEEVRLDGDKFVPQAPRKVEMRRDPVLGFGFVAGSEKPVVVRSVTPGGPSEGKLIPGDEIIMINDEPVTSAPRERVIDLVRSCKESILLSVIQPCPSPKSAFISAAKKAKLKTNPVKVRFAEEVIINGQVPETVKDNSLLFMPNVLKVYLENGQTKSFKFDSNTSIKDVILTLQEKLSIKSIEHFSLMLEQRAEGSASKLMLLHEQEMLTQVTQRPGSNKMKCFFRITFVPKDPVDLLRRDAVAFEYLYVQSCNDVVLERFGSELKYDTALHLAALQMYILTINTKQSQKVSLKYIEKEWGLALFLPPAVLSSMKEKNIKKALTHILKTNQNLVPPGKKLTALQAKVHYLKYLSDLRLYGGRVFKSTLIQGEKHTEVTLLVGPKYGISHVINTKTNLVALLADFSHVNRIEMYTEDENRVRVELHVLDVKPITLLMESVDAMNLACLTAGYYRLLVDSRRSIFNVAKSTETSHAARVKQTYQAIECTYSTPHKGFEDRNNQRCNQDYSDQECEYLQHGRFEGQRVYITEIHQPQHSMHMAERAECCRIPSSQTYLNVPRPKPQDSSRSAKVSFIFGDPPLDSVNPQNLGYQRLMDESPEMLDNHSHMYRRLEDDYKMMDAIEDGDGYQYSTKIFGPTECIEEPLLHDICYADTTDDAEDEDDISCEEDMVMSDIDKPMLLSLSGSNDDIIDLTSLPPPPDGNDEEDNDVLLHSLNLAIAAPPPGFRDSSDEEEQQQGASTRAQGACNDIPVSLIDSVPALGAEGHGEPLNDAVVSTLQALEALAASEEQSPAQSESSTGVEISRAFSPESSDSGNETNSSEMTESSELAAAQRHSENHLRMHVAMTEGYHAVNEEKTEVAAPSDGGAGAMQYNTQEHQDEEAKSSAVASSQIFHSDGGEMEPETMEIKSVSEYFTKMHMGSVMSRQRGKQRVAESRMQGVTCESSNRSHTTSHDSAREEAPHLVGKYNAFTVRDSYYMNQLDLGRTHFKDRHQKWQQRVPENKMAENLSPDGVTDSQAFHADRLTVKEEKQDSDERSQQLNAHLQSPSKGPALAEGDATSQDNEQQQIKIPPLDHDVTRLCEYHVSKRMSSIQSEGVNSLQSSQCSSIDAGCSTGSSSCVTPMDSPLCATDNMHVLSESSLKGLSYVTAEEKHYGPPGQGRVGHPIDPTLLRKIHAATSAEPGFGITRDSSHRKPKIKETTACTQLKKVGEESSLALCNETSTTTTTTSPSSLRSSTESRGLTQASPEPDPHALAFPSSRSLCDPKTSSIRKPRRDRMLRRSWSTIMPSSRSLEALIEKTRATLTRRSGGQNFPSQDHPKVQRIFSAKTLPKSLSQGSVATNSSGRRLLRGASLLLPESTAPRLDVGTWRCRGPFSHCFLRRKKNTDGDDEDREMHSHALFSVSSVSFNREKNTVLKADCKAEQIKINAATNDMSLEARLACVNSMKGKTYSLHTGFALTRKDALEMAGVLRSSVGDWSRGARREVNEADMDNFSQLLFMQAKVLSSACSQMGVEYSSPEELLLTLTHSFHTLCCLTQACMSLVEGLSTERERREVVAKVDEVVMNYVCLLKAAEAASGSSPSDQNVNALTHHSASMSAIINALTHSLKTLLNK, translated from the exons CCACAGGACCAAATCATTAGGCCGGCCGCCCCCTTCAGGGACCTGGAGTGCTTCACAGGGACCCCCCAATGGATGGGACATGGGCAGCAATAGAGAGGGGCGTGACTGCTACATCAA CCACGTCTCCCAGAGCAGCTCCCTGGAGGAGGTTCGTCTGGACGGGGACAAGTTTGTGCCACAAGCGCCCCGGAAGGTGGAGATGAGACGAGATCCAGTGCTTGGCTTTGGATTCGTGGCAGGCAGTGAGAAACCTGTGGTGGTCCGCTCAGTCACGCCAG GGGGTCCATCAGAAGGCAAGCTGATCCCAGGAGACGAGATCATCATGATTAATGATGAGCCAGTCACTTCAGCACCCAGGGAAAGGGTTATTGACCTTGTCAG GAGTTGCAAGGAGTCCATATTGTTGAGCGTTATTCAGCCGTGCCCA TCACCCAAATCGGCATTCATCAGCGCAGCCAAAAAGGCCAAGTTAAAGACTAATCCTGTTAAGGTCCGCTTCGCTGAAGAGGTCATCATCAATGGCCAGGTCCCC GAAACGGTGAAGGACAACTCCCTTCTCTTTATGCCAAATGTTTTGAAGGTGTACCTGGAGAACGGGCAgactaaatcatttaaatttgacAGCAACACATCCATTAAG GATGTCATTTTGACCCTGCAAGAAAAGCTATCCATTAAGAGCATCgagcacttctctctgatgctggAACAAAGGGCTGAGGGGTCTGCCAGCAAACTCATGCTCCTGCATGAGCAGGAGATGCTAACTCAG GTGACACAGAGGCCAGGGTCAAACAAGATGAAGTGCTTTTTTCGCATCACTTTTGTCCCAAAAGATCCCGTGGACCTGCTTAGGAGAGACGCAGTAGCATTTGAGTACCTCTATGTTCAG AGCTGTAATGATGTGGTATTGGAGAGATTTGGGTCAGAGCTGAAATACGACACGGCCCTTCATCTGGCTGCCCTGCAAATGTATATTCTAACCATCAATACCAAGCAGTCCCAGAAAGTTTCCCTCAAGTATATTGA GAAGGAGTGGGGTCTGGCGTTGTTCCTGCCTCCTGCAGTTCTGTCTAGCATGAAAGAGAAGAACATCAAAAAAGCCCTCACTCACATCCTCAAAACCAACCAGAACCTTGTGCCCCCTGGTAAAAAG CTGACTGCCTTGCAGGCAAAGGTCCATTATCTGAAGTATCTCAGCGATTTGAGGCTGTATGGAGGACGAGTTTTTAAATCCACACTAATT CAAGGCGAGAAGCACACAGAAGTGACATTGCTGGTGGGGCCCAAATACGGCATCAGCCATGTGATTAATACCAAAACAAACCTGGTGGCACTTCTGGCTGATTTCAGTCATGTCAATCGCATTGAGATGTATACAGAAGATGAGAACAGGGTTAGAGTGGAACTACATGTTCTGGACGTGAAG CCCATCACTCTCTTAATGGAGTCTGTTGATGCAATGAATCTGGCCTGTTTGACTGCTGGCTACTACAGATTACTGGTGGACTCTCGGCGTTCCATCTTCAATGTGGCCAAAAGCACAGAAACAA GCCATGCAGCAAGAGTAAAGCAGACCTACCAGGCCATTGAGTGTACATACAGCACACCCCATAAAGGATTTGAAGACAGAAACAACCAGAGATGCAACCAAGATTATTCTGACCAGGAGTGTGAATACCTCCAGCATGGGAGATTTGAAGGCCAGCGAGTCTACATTACTGAGATCCACCAACCCCAACACTCAATGCACATGGCAGAGAGGGCAGAGTGCTGCAGAATCCCTAGCTCCCAAACTTACCTCAACGTCCCCAGGCCCAAACCCCAAGACTCCTCCAGGAGTGCAAAGGTCTCCTTCATATTTGGAGATCCTCCCTTAGACAGTGTAAACCCCCAAAATCTGGGCTACCAGAGACTGATGGATGAGAGTCCAGAGATGTTAGACAATCACAGCCACATGTATAGGCGTCTCGAGGACGACTATAAGATGATGGATGCCATAGAAGACGGGGACGGGTATCAGTACTCCACCAAAATCTTTGGTCCTACTGAATGCATCGAGGAGCCGCTGCTGCACGATATCTGCTACGCAGACACAACAGATGACGCGGAGGATGAAGATGACATCAGCTGTGAGGAGGACATGGTGATGAGTGACATTGACAAGCCTATGTTACTCTCACTGTCAGGGTCCAACGATGACATCATTGACTtgacctccctccctcccccaccGGACGGTAATGACGAGGAGGACAATGACGTACTGCTGCACTCTCTTAACCTGGCCATCGCTGCTCCTCCTCCCGGCTTCAGGGACAGCTCTGacgaggaggagcagcagcagggggCCAGCACTCGGGCCCAGGGGGCCTGCAATGATATCCCAGTGTCTCTTATAGATTCAGTGCCCGCCCTCGGAGCAGAAGGCCACGGCGAGCCTCTGAACGATGCAGTGGTGTCCACCTTACAGGCACTCGAGGCCCTCGCTGCGTCTGAGGAACAGAGTCCGGCACAGTCCGAGAGTAGCACAG GTGTAGAAATATCACGAGCATTTAGTCCTGAGTCCTCAGATTCTGGCAACGAGACAAATTCCTCTGAGATGACAGAGAGCTCCGAGCTGGCCGCTGCTCAAAGACACTCAGAGAACCACCTGAGGATGCATGTAGCCATGACAGAAGGTTACCACGCTGTGAACGAGGAAAAGACAGAGGTCGCTGCACCTAGTGATGGTGGTGCGGGAGCTATGCAGTACAACACCCAGGAGCATCAGGATGAGGAGGCTAAATCATCTGCCGTTGCCTCCTCCCAGATTTTTCACTCCGATGGCGGTGAGATGGAGCCAGAGACCATGGAAATAAAATCAGTCAGTGAATACTTCACTAAGATGCACATGGGCTCAGTAATGAGCAGGCAGAGAGGAAAACAGAGGGTGGCAGAGAGCAGAATGCAAGGAGTTACCTGTGAATCCTCTAACAGATCTCACACGACTTCTCACGACTCAGCTAGAGAGGAGGCCCCTCATCTTGTTGGGAAGTATAACGCTTTCACTGTGAGAGATTCCTACTACATGAATCAACTTGATCTGGGGCGAACTCACTTTAAAGACAGGCATCAAAAATGGCAGCAGAGAGTGCCCGAAAACAAAATGGCAGAAAATCTCTCTCCGGATGGTGTAACTGATTCACAGGCTTTCCATGCAGACAGGTTGACAGTAAAGGAAGAGAAACAGGACTCAGATGAAAGAAGCCAACAGTTAAATGCTCATCTCCAGTCTCCGTCCAAAGGGCCTGCCCTTGCAGAAGGAGATGCCACTTCACAGGACAATGAGCAGCAGCAAATTAAGATTCCACCATTGGATCATGACGTCACACGGTTATGTGAATACCACGTGAGCAAGCGCATGTCATCGATACAGAGTGAAGGCGTTAATTCTCTCCAGAGTTCGCAGTGTTCCTCTATAGATGCCGGTTGTAGCacaggcagcagcagctgtgTCACCCCCATGGATTCTCCTCTTTGTGCCACAGACAACATGCATGTACTGTCAGAGTCCTCGCTCAAGGGGCTGAGTTATGTTACTGCTGAGGAAAAACATTATGGGCCCCCAGGTCAGGGAAGGGTTGGCCATCCCATAGACCCCACTCTGCTGAGGAAGATCCACGCAGCTACCAGTGCTGAGCCTGGGTTCGGGATTACACGAGATAGCAGTCACCGAAAGCCCAAGATAAAAGAAACCACAG CTTGCACACAGCTGAAGAAGGTTGGGGAAGAGTCATCTTTAGCTCTCTGTAATGAGACCAGTACCACCACCACAACcacatcaccatcatcattaaGAAGTAGCACAGAGTCCAGAGGGCTAACACAGGCCAGCCCCGAGCCCGACCCACACGCCCTGGCTTTCCCCTCAAGCAGATCTTTATGTGACCCTAAAACAAGCAGCATCAGGAAGCCACGCAGGGATCGGATGctcaggagaagctggagcacCATAATGCCAAGTTCCAGGAGTTTAGAAGCACTGATAGAGAAGACCAGAGCCACACTTACAAGGAGGAGTGGTGGTCAGAATTTCCCGTCTCAAGATCACCCCAAAGTACAGAGGATATTCTCTGCCAAAACCTTGCCCAAGAGCTTGTCCCAGGGTTCAGTCGCAACTAATTCATCTGGTAGAAGGCTGCTAAGAGGAGCCTCCCTGTTGCTGCCAGAGTCAACAGCACCAAGGCTGGATGTAGGTACGTGGAGGTGCCGTGGGCCGTTCAGTCACTGCTTCCTGcggagaaagaaaaacactgatggtgatgatgaagaCCGAGAGATGCACTCACATGCTCTGTTCTCTGTCAGCTCGGTTTCTTTCAATCGCGAGAAAAACACAGTCTTGAAAGCTGACTGTAAAGCTGAGCAGATTAAAATAAATGCAGCTACGAATGACATGAGCCTCGAAGCAAGGCTAGCTTGTGTAAATTCAATGAAGGGAAAAACCTACAGCCTTCATACAGGGTTCGCACTTACACGTAAGGATGCCTTAGAGATGGCTGGCGTGTTGCGTTCCAGCGTCGGCGACTGGTCCAGAGGTGCGAGACGAGAGGTCAACGAGGCTGACATGGATAACTTCTCCCAGCTGCTTTTCATGCAAGCAAAAGTGCTGAGCAGTGCCTGCAGTCAGATGGGTGTAGAGTACAGCAGCCCAGAGGAGTTACTGCTCACTCTGACGCACAGCTTCCACACACTCTGCTGCCTAACGCAGGCCTGCATGTCACTGGTGGAAGGCCtgagcacagagagagagcggcGTGAGGTGGTAGCCAAGGTGGACGAGGTCGTCATGAACTATGTGTgtttgctgaaagctgctgaaGCAGCTTCGGGAAGCTCCCCCAGTGACCAAAATGTGAATGCATTGACACATCACTCTGCCTCCATGTCTGCTATTATAAATGCACTAACTCACTCACTGAAAACACTGCTCAACAAATAA
- the frmpd4 gene encoding FERM and PDZ domain-containing protein 4 isoform X1: protein MDPEDKELGVFTVIHHRTKSLGRPPPSGTWSASQGPPNGWDMGSNREGRDCYINHVSQSSSLEEVRLDGDKFVPQAPRKVEMRRDPVLGFGFVAGSEKPVVVRSVTPGGPSEGKLIPGDEIIMINDEPVTSAPRERVIDLVRYDTTLRSCKESILLSVIQPCPSPKSAFISAAKKAKLKTNPVKVRFAEEVIINGQVPETVKDNSLLFMPNVLKVYLENGQTKSFKFDSNTSIKDVILTLQEKLSIKSIEHFSLMLEQRAEGSASKLMLLHEQEMLTQVTQRPGSNKMKCFFRITFVPKDPVDLLRRDAVAFEYLYVQSCNDVVLERFGSELKYDTALHLAALQMYILTINTKQSQKVSLKYIEKEWGLALFLPPAVLSSMKEKNIKKALTHILKTNQNLVPPGKKLTALQAKVHYLKYLSDLRLYGGRVFKSTLIQGEKHTEVTLLVGPKYGISHVINTKTNLVALLADFSHVNRIEMYTEDENRVRVELHVLDVKPITLLMESVDAMNLACLTAGYYRLLVDSRRSIFNVAKSTETSHAARVKQTYQAIECTYSTPHKGFEDRNNQRCNQDYSDQECEYLQHGRFEGQRVYITEIHQPQHSMHMAERAECCRIPSSQTYLNVPRPKPQDSSRSAKVSFIFGDPPLDSVNPQNLGYQRLMDESPEMLDNHSHMYRRLEDDYKMMDAIEDGDGYQYSTKIFGPTECIEEPLLHDICYADTTDDAEDEDDISCEEDMVMSDIDKPMLLSLSGSNDDIIDLTSLPPPPDGNDEEDNDVLLHSLNLAIAAPPPGFRDSSDEEEQQQGASTRAQGACNDIPVSLIDSVPALGAEGHGEPLNDAVVSTLQALEALAASEEQSPAQSESSTGVEISRAFSPESSDSGNETNSSEMTESSELAAAQRHSENHLRMHVAMTEGYHAVNEEKTEVAAPSDGGAGAMQYNTQEHQDEEAKSSAVASSQIFHSDGGEMEPETMEIKSVSEYFTKMHMGSVMSRQRGKQRVAESRMQGVTCESSNRSHTTSHDSAREEAPHLVGKYNAFTVRDSYYMNQLDLGRTHFKDRHQKWQQRVPENKMAENLSPDGVTDSQAFHADRLTVKEEKQDSDERSQQLNAHLQSPSKGPALAEGDATSQDNEQQQIKIPPLDHDVTRLCEYHVSKRMSSIQSEGVNSLQSSQCSSIDAGCSTGSSSCVTPMDSPLCATDNMHVLSESSLKGLSYVTAEEKHYGPPGQGRVGHPIDPTLLRKIHAATSAEPGFGITRDSSHRKPKIKETTACTQLKKVGEESSLALCNETSTTTTTTSPSSLRSSTESRGLTQASPEPDPHALAFPSSRSLCDPKTSSIRKPRRDRMLRRSWSTIMPSSRSLEALIEKTRATLTRRSGGQNFPSQDHPKVQRIFSAKTLPKSLSQGSVATNSSGRRLLRGASLLLPESTAPRLDVGTWRCRGPFSHCFLRRKKNTDGDDEDREMHSHALFSVSSVSFNREKNTVLKADCKAEQIKINAATNDMSLEARLACVNSMKGKTYSLHTGFALTRKDALEMAGVLRSSVGDWSRGARREVNEADMDNFSQLLFMQAKVLSSACSQMGVEYSSPEELLLTLTHSFHTLCCLTQACMSLVEGLSTERERREVVAKVDEVVMNYVCLLKAAEAASGSSPSDQNVNALTHHSASMSAIINALTHSLKTLLNK from the exons CCACAGGACCAAATCATTAGGCCGGCCGCCCCCTTCAGGGACCTGGAGTGCTTCACAGGGACCCCCCAATGGATGGGACATGGGCAGCAATAGAGAGGGGCGTGACTGCTACATCAA CCACGTCTCCCAGAGCAGCTCCCTGGAGGAGGTTCGTCTGGACGGGGACAAGTTTGTGCCACAAGCGCCCCGGAAGGTGGAGATGAGACGAGATCCAGTGCTTGGCTTTGGATTCGTGGCAGGCAGTGAGAAACCTGTGGTGGTCCGCTCAGTCACGCCAG GGGGTCCATCAGAAGGCAAGCTGATCCCAGGAGACGAGATCATCATGATTAATGATGAGCCAGTCACTTCAGCACCCAGGGAAAGGGTTATTGACCTTGTCAGGTATGACACTACATTAAG GAGTTGCAAGGAGTCCATATTGTTGAGCGTTATTCAGCCGTGCCCA TCACCCAAATCGGCATTCATCAGCGCAGCCAAAAAGGCCAAGTTAAAGACTAATCCTGTTAAGGTCCGCTTCGCTGAAGAGGTCATCATCAATGGCCAGGTCCCC GAAACGGTGAAGGACAACTCCCTTCTCTTTATGCCAAATGTTTTGAAGGTGTACCTGGAGAACGGGCAgactaaatcatttaaatttgacAGCAACACATCCATTAAG GATGTCATTTTGACCCTGCAAGAAAAGCTATCCATTAAGAGCATCgagcacttctctctgatgctggAACAAAGGGCTGAGGGGTCTGCCAGCAAACTCATGCTCCTGCATGAGCAGGAGATGCTAACTCAG GTGACACAGAGGCCAGGGTCAAACAAGATGAAGTGCTTTTTTCGCATCACTTTTGTCCCAAAAGATCCCGTGGACCTGCTTAGGAGAGACGCAGTAGCATTTGAGTACCTCTATGTTCAG AGCTGTAATGATGTGGTATTGGAGAGATTTGGGTCAGAGCTGAAATACGACACGGCCCTTCATCTGGCTGCCCTGCAAATGTATATTCTAACCATCAATACCAAGCAGTCCCAGAAAGTTTCCCTCAAGTATATTGA GAAGGAGTGGGGTCTGGCGTTGTTCCTGCCTCCTGCAGTTCTGTCTAGCATGAAAGAGAAGAACATCAAAAAAGCCCTCACTCACATCCTCAAAACCAACCAGAACCTTGTGCCCCCTGGTAAAAAG CTGACTGCCTTGCAGGCAAAGGTCCATTATCTGAAGTATCTCAGCGATTTGAGGCTGTATGGAGGACGAGTTTTTAAATCCACACTAATT CAAGGCGAGAAGCACACAGAAGTGACATTGCTGGTGGGGCCCAAATACGGCATCAGCCATGTGATTAATACCAAAACAAACCTGGTGGCACTTCTGGCTGATTTCAGTCATGTCAATCGCATTGAGATGTATACAGAAGATGAGAACAGGGTTAGAGTGGAACTACATGTTCTGGACGTGAAG CCCATCACTCTCTTAATGGAGTCTGTTGATGCAATGAATCTGGCCTGTTTGACTGCTGGCTACTACAGATTACTGGTGGACTCTCGGCGTTCCATCTTCAATGTGGCCAAAAGCACAGAAACAA GCCATGCAGCAAGAGTAAAGCAGACCTACCAGGCCATTGAGTGTACATACAGCACACCCCATAAAGGATTTGAAGACAGAAACAACCAGAGATGCAACCAAGATTATTCTGACCAGGAGTGTGAATACCTCCAGCATGGGAGATTTGAAGGCCAGCGAGTCTACATTACTGAGATCCACCAACCCCAACACTCAATGCACATGGCAGAGAGGGCAGAGTGCTGCAGAATCCCTAGCTCCCAAACTTACCTCAACGTCCCCAGGCCCAAACCCCAAGACTCCTCCAGGAGTGCAAAGGTCTCCTTCATATTTGGAGATCCTCCCTTAGACAGTGTAAACCCCCAAAATCTGGGCTACCAGAGACTGATGGATGAGAGTCCAGAGATGTTAGACAATCACAGCCACATGTATAGGCGTCTCGAGGACGACTATAAGATGATGGATGCCATAGAAGACGGGGACGGGTATCAGTACTCCACCAAAATCTTTGGTCCTACTGAATGCATCGAGGAGCCGCTGCTGCACGATATCTGCTACGCAGACACAACAGATGACGCGGAGGATGAAGATGACATCAGCTGTGAGGAGGACATGGTGATGAGTGACATTGACAAGCCTATGTTACTCTCACTGTCAGGGTCCAACGATGACATCATTGACTtgacctccctccctcccccaccGGACGGTAATGACGAGGAGGACAATGACGTACTGCTGCACTCTCTTAACCTGGCCATCGCTGCTCCTCCTCCCGGCTTCAGGGACAGCTCTGacgaggaggagcagcagcagggggCCAGCACTCGGGCCCAGGGGGCCTGCAATGATATCCCAGTGTCTCTTATAGATTCAGTGCCCGCCCTCGGAGCAGAAGGCCACGGCGAGCCTCTGAACGATGCAGTGGTGTCCACCTTACAGGCACTCGAGGCCCTCGCTGCGTCTGAGGAACAGAGTCCGGCACAGTCCGAGAGTAGCACAG GTGTAGAAATATCACGAGCATTTAGTCCTGAGTCCTCAGATTCTGGCAACGAGACAAATTCCTCTGAGATGACAGAGAGCTCCGAGCTGGCCGCTGCTCAAAGACACTCAGAGAACCACCTGAGGATGCATGTAGCCATGACAGAAGGTTACCACGCTGTGAACGAGGAAAAGACAGAGGTCGCTGCACCTAGTGATGGTGGTGCGGGAGCTATGCAGTACAACACCCAGGAGCATCAGGATGAGGAGGCTAAATCATCTGCCGTTGCCTCCTCCCAGATTTTTCACTCCGATGGCGGTGAGATGGAGCCAGAGACCATGGAAATAAAATCAGTCAGTGAATACTTCACTAAGATGCACATGGGCTCAGTAATGAGCAGGCAGAGAGGAAAACAGAGGGTGGCAGAGAGCAGAATGCAAGGAGTTACCTGTGAATCCTCTAACAGATCTCACACGACTTCTCACGACTCAGCTAGAGAGGAGGCCCCTCATCTTGTTGGGAAGTATAACGCTTTCACTGTGAGAGATTCCTACTACATGAATCAACTTGATCTGGGGCGAACTCACTTTAAAGACAGGCATCAAAAATGGCAGCAGAGAGTGCCCGAAAACAAAATGGCAGAAAATCTCTCTCCGGATGGTGTAACTGATTCACAGGCTTTCCATGCAGACAGGTTGACAGTAAAGGAAGAGAAACAGGACTCAGATGAAAGAAGCCAACAGTTAAATGCTCATCTCCAGTCTCCGTCCAAAGGGCCTGCCCTTGCAGAAGGAGATGCCACTTCACAGGACAATGAGCAGCAGCAAATTAAGATTCCACCATTGGATCATGACGTCACACGGTTATGTGAATACCACGTGAGCAAGCGCATGTCATCGATACAGAGTGAAGGCGTTAATTCTCTCCAGAGTTCGCAGTGTTCCTCTATAGATGCCGGTTGTAGCacaggcagcagcagctgtgTCACCCCCATGGATTCTCCTCTTTGTGCCACAGACAACATGCATGTACTGTCAGAGTCCTCGCTCAAGGGGCTGAGTTATGTTACTGCTGAGGAAAAACATTATGGGCCCCCAGGTCAGGGAAGGGTTGGCCATCCCATAGACCCCACTCTGCTGAGGAAGATCCACGCAGCTACCAGTGCTGAGCCTGGGTTCGGGATTACACGAGATAGCAGTCACCGAAAGCCCAAGATAAAAGAAACCACAG CTTGCACACAGCTGAAGAAGGTTGGGGAAGAGTCATCTTTAGCTCTCTGTAATGAGACCAGTACCACCACCACAACcacatcaccatcatcattaaGAAGTAGCACAGAGTCCAGAGGGCTAACACAGGCCAGCCCCGAGCCCGACCCACACGCCCTGGCTTTCCCCTCAAGCAGATCTTTATGTGACCCTAAAACAAGCAGCATCAGGAAGCCACGCAGGGATCGGATGctcaggagaagctggagcacCATAATGCCAAGTTCCAGGAGTTTAGAAGCACTGATAGAGAAGACCAGAGCCACACTTACAAGGAGGAGTGGTGGTCAGAATTTCCCGTCTCAAGATCACCCCAAAGTACAGAGGATATTCTCTGCCAAAACCTTGCCCAAGAGCTTGTCCCAGGGTTCAGTCGCAACTAATTCATCTGGTAGAAGGCTGCTAAGAGGAGCCTCCCTGTTGCTGCCAGAGTCAACAGCACCAAGGCTGGATGTAGGTACGTGGAGGTGCCGTGGGCCGTTCAGTCACTGCTTCCTGcggagaaagaaaaacactgatggtgatgatgaagaCCGAGAGATGCACTCACATGCTCTGTTCTCTGTCAGCTCGGTTTCTTTCAATCGCGAGAAAAACACAGTCTTGAAAGCTGACTGTAAAGCTGAGCAGATTAAAATAAATGCAGCTACGAATGACATGAGCCTCGAAGCAAGGCTAGCTTGTGTAAATTCAATGAAGGGAAAAACCTACAGCCTTCATACAGGGTTCGCACTTACACGTAAGGATGCCTTAGAGATGGCTGGCGTGTTGCGTTCCAGCGTCGGCGACTGGTCCAGAGGTGCGAGACGAGAGGTCAACGAGGCTGACATGGATAACTTCTCCCAGCTGCTTTTCATGCAAGCAAAAGTGCTGAGCAGTGCCTGCAGTCAGATGGGTGTAGAGTACAGCAGCCCAGAGGAGTTACTGCTCACTCTGACGCACAGCTTCCACACACTCTGCTGCCTAACGCAGGCCTGCATGTCACTGGTGGAAGGCCtgagcacagagagagagcggcGTGAGGTGGTAGCCAAGGTGGACGAGGTCGTCATGAACTATGTGTgtttgctgaaagctgctgaaGCAGCTTCGGGAAGCTCCCCCAGTGACCAAAATGTGAATGCATTGACACATCACTCTGCCTCCATGTCTGCTATTATAAATGCACTAACTCACTCACTGAAAACACTGCTCAACAAATAA